A single window of Kitasatospora sp. HUAS MG31 DNA harbors:
- a CDS encoding HtaA domain-containing protein: MSRSTAMPAGPGNRSRTWLAAVAAATAGLGLTALGLPALAFGAGAPTAVSYDTGALDWGVKASFRGYVTGPVGQGAVELTGGATTNADGTYHFGLARARYDLGTHSLDAAFTGGVRFTAHHGALDVALSDLKLTTSGTTGTLTADTASKETVGASEVTRREDVPLVTFTVARDTTTGVPTAAKLTEQGAKAFAGFYAAGTDMDPLAVLLKQSPASPSASDSAAPSASSSPSGAGSGSPSVSASASTSASSAAPSGSPSATVSTPASASATQGSSELAVVDGRLDWGVKEGFRRYVTGPIARGKVEFGGGAADYRFGGATGSYHTGTHAVKADFTGSVRFLGHQTAGGGYELDTTFGALGVRIDRTGAYLVADVTARSRDGKTATLSAARIARLDLSRANPAPAGGVVTLSGVPATLTAEGVAAFGGYPEGEALDPVTVTLSFDRNATLPANPPINTVTSGGSGTGATDGGTAGSATLTTTGGSGMLASTGAGTPVLPLVATAAGFLLAGGGTTVLLRRRTGGRPAV; this comes from the coding sequence ATGTCCCGCAGCACCGCCATGCCCGCCGGCCCCGGCAACCGCAGCCGCACCTGGCTGGCCGCCGTCGCCGCCGCCACCGCGGGCCTCGGCCTGACCGCCCTCGGGCTGCCGGCCCTTGCCTTCGGGGCCGGCGCCCCGACCGCCGTCAGCTACGACACCGGCGCGCTGGACTGGGGCGTCAAGGCCAGTTTCCGCGGCTACGTCACCGGGCCGGTCGGCCAGGGCGCGGTGGAACTCACCGGCGGTGCCACCACCAACGCCGACGGCACGTACCACTTCGGCCTGGCCCGCGCCCGCTACGACCTCGGCACCCACAGCCTCGACGCGGCCTTCACCGGCGGGGTCCGGTTCACCGCCCACCACGGCGCGCTGGACGTCGCCCTGAGCGACCTGAAGCTCACCACCTCCGGCACCACCGGCACCCTCACCGCCGACACGGCGTCCAAGGAGACGGTCGGCGCCTCCGAGGTCACCCGCCGCGAGGACGTCCCGCTGGTGACCTTCACCGTCGCCCGGGACACCACCACCGGCGTCCCCACCGCCGCCAAGCTCACCGAACAGGGCGCCAAGGCCTTCGCCGGCTTCTACGCCGCGGGCACCGACATGGACCCGTTGGCGGTCCTGCTGAAGCAGAGCCCGGCCTCGCCCTCCGCCTCCGACTCCGCTGCGCCCTCCGCGAGTTCCTCCCCGTCCGGCGCCGGCTCCGGCTCCCCCTCGGTGAGCGCCTCCGCCTCCACCTCCGCCTCCTCCGCCGCTCCGAGCGGCAGCCCGTCCGCCACGGTCTCCACTCCCGCCTCTGCCTCCGCTACCCAGGGCAGCTCCGAACTCGCCGTGGTGGACGGCCGGTTGGACTGGGGCGTCAAGGAGGGCTTCCGCCGGTACGTGACCGGGCCGATCGCCCGGGGGAAGGTGGAGTTCGGCGGCGGCGCCGCCGACTACCGCTTCGGCGGTGCCACCGGCAGCTACCACACCGGCACCCACGCGGTGAAGGCCGACTTCACCGGCTCGGTCCGCTTCCTCGGCCACCAGACCGCCGGCGGCGGCTACGAACTGGACACCACCTTCGGCGCCCTGGGCGTCCGCATCGACCGGACCGGCGCCTACCTGGTCGCCGATGTGACCGCCCGCTCGCGCGACGGGAAGACCGCCACGCTCAGCGCGGCCCGGATCGCCAGGCTCGACCTCTCCCGGGCGAACCCGGCCCCGGCCGGCGGCGTGGTGACCCTCTCCGGTGTCCCCGCCACGCTGACCGCCGAGGGCGTCGCGGCCTTCGGCGGTTACCCGGAGGGGGAGGCGCTCGACCCGGTGACCGTCACCCTCTCCTTCGACCGCAACGCCACCCTGCCCGCCAACCCGCCCATCAACACCGTAACTTCGGGCGGCTCCGGCACCGGCGCCACCGACGGCGGTACGGCCGGCAGCGCCACCCTGACCACCACCGGCGGCTCCGGCATGCTCGCCTCGACCGGCGCCGGCACCCCGGTGCTGCCGCTGGTCGCCACTGCGGCCGGCTTCCTCCTGGCCGGCGGCGGCACCACCGTCCTGCTGCGCCGCCGTACCGGGGGCCGGCCGGCCGTCTGA
- a CDS encoding HtaA domain-containing protein, producing the protein MTGRLRRLAAHLVAALAALLTVAGLPAPAAAAPQPVVSGGRLDWGIKQSFLTYVTGPIAKGGWSLTGGAATVGGSTFRFHSATGGYDPATGALTASFQGGVRFTGHRENGTDALDLAIGRLTLTTTGAGRATLSADVTSRSRETGKVTATPQTPLADLSLAGTDLRAASGTLTLTNVPATLTDAGAQAFGHFYTAGTALDPLTLSVTLKAAEAEPTRTPAPDRTPSGGPATPGPDPTANPTGDPTATPAPGPTTGGPAAFADGALDWGIRRTFRDYVTGAVAKGRWQLADGAADGGAYFRWTTGKGGYDPATGALDAAFTGSVRFTGHTTGDTHGLDLTLAAPRITIADGQGRLTADVHGHLPGAAAQQQTAVELARFDPAGAVKTEGGLLRAVELPLRLTESGARVFGSLYPVGTEMDPLSFALALDPAAALPPLPDLGSAPAATPAPQAAPAAASSRGVPVAAAVAGALLLAALALGGGLLAVRRRRRPGPSDPS; encoded by the coding sequence CTGACCGGACGGCTCCGCCGCCTGGCCGCCCACCTGGTGGCCGCCCTCGCCGCCCTCCTGACGGTGGCCGGCCTCCCCGCCCCCGCGGCCGCCGCCCCGCAGCCCGTGGTCTCCGGCGGGCGCCTCGACTGGGGCATCAAACAGTCCTTCCTCACCTACGTCACCGGGCCGATCGCCAAAGGCGGTTGGAGCCTGACCGGCGGCGCCGCCACGGTCGGCGGCAGCACCTTCCGGTTCCACTCGGCGACCGGCGGCTACGACCCCGCGACCGGCGCCCTCACCGCCTCCTTCCAGGGCGGCGTCCGCTTCACCGGCCACCGCGAGAACGGCACCGACGCCCTGGACCTCGCCATCGGACGGCTCACCCTCACGACCACCGGCGCCGGCCGGGCCACCCTCTCCGCAGACGTCACCAGCCGGTCCCGGGAGACCGGCAAGGTCACCGCCACCCCCCAGACCCCGCTCGCCGACCTCTCACTCGCAGGCACCGACCTGCGCGCGGCCTCCGGCACGCTGACCCTGACCAACGTCCCCGCCACCCTCACCGACGCCGGCGCCCAGGCCTTCGGCCACTTCTACACCGCCGGCACCGCACTCGACCCGCTCACCCTCTCCGTCACCCTCAAGGCGGCCGAGGCCGAACCGACCCGGACCCCCGCCCCCGACCGCACCCCCTCCGGCGGACCCGCCACACCCGGCCCGGACCCCACCGCCAATCCCACCGGCGACCCCACCGCCACCCCGGCACCGGGCCCCACGACGGGAGGGCCCGCCGCCTTCGCCGACGGCGCCCTCGACTGGGGCATCCGCCGTACCTTCCGCGACTACGTCACCGGCGCCGTCGCCAAGGGCCGCTGGCAGCTCGCCGACGGCGCGGCGGACGGCGGCGCCTACTTCCGCTGGACCACCGGCAAGGGCGGCTATGACCCCGCCACCGGCGCCCTCGACGCCGCCTTCACCGGCAGCGTCCGCTTCACCGGCCACACCACCGGCGACACCCACGGCCTCGACCTCACCCTCGCCGCCCCGCGGATCACCATCGCCGACGGCCAGGGCCGGCTCACCGCCGACGTCCACGGCCACCTGCCCGGCGCCGCCGCCCAGCAGCAGACCGCCGTCGAACTCGCCCGCTTCGACCCGGCCGGCGCCGTGAAGACCGAGGGCGGCCTGCTCAGGGCCGTCGAACTCCCGCTGCGCCTCACCGAGTCGGGCGCCCGGGTGTTCGGCTCGCTCTACCCGGTCGGCACCGAGATGGACCCGCTGAGCTTCGCCCTCGCCCTCGATCCGGCTGCCGCCCTGCCCCCGCTGCCGGACCTCGGCAGCGCTCCTGCCGCCACGCCAGCCCCGCAGGCCGCCCCCGCCGCGGCCTCGTCCCGGGGCGTCCCGGTGGCCGCCGCGGTGGCGGGTGCCCTGCTGCTCGCCGCCCTGGCGCTCGGCGGCGGCCTGCTCGCCGTCCGCCGACGGCGGCGCCCGGGCCCCTCCGACCCCTCCTGA
- a CDS encoding heme/hemin ABC transporter substrate-binding protein produces MSSSSHHIRARVGPAVLLLALGLLLGAAGCGPGSEAGQDRAATGASRAPDTVEALPDPQIPQLPATAASADGRQVTVASAERIVPLSGSLAELVFSLGLGPRVVARDVSTTFEQAAALPVITQAHDVSAEGVLSLHPTVVLADRSTGPAEAVEQIRAAGVPLIVLDDARRLEDVGPRIDTVAAALGVPDAGRRLKERTARQITEARAALPADGPRPRIAFLYLRGSASVFLLGGPDSGAPSLIEAVGGEDAGTAAGLHGEFTPLTSEALVKAAPDAILVMSKGLESVGGVDGLLKLPGVAQTPAGLDRRVVAVDDGRLLSYGSRTPQVLREIAAQLHPAGAR; encoded by the coding sequence TTGAGCAGCAGCTCCCACCACATCCGGGCGAGAGTCGGACCGGCCGTCCTGCTGCTCGCCCTCGGCCTGCTGCTCGGCGCCGCGGGCTGCGGGCCCGGCTCCGAGGCCGGTCAGGACCGGGCCGCGACGGGCGCCTCCCGGGCGCCGGACACCGTGGAGGCGCTGCCCGATCCGCAGATCCCGCAGCTGCCCGCCACCGCCGCCTCCGCGGACGGCCGGCAGGTCACCGTGGCCAGCGCCGAGCGGATCGTCCCGCTCAGCGGCAGCCTCGCCGAACTGGTCTTCAGCCTCGGCCTCGGCCCCCGGGTGGTGGCCCGCGACGTGTCCACCACCTTCGAGCAGGCCGCCGCCCTGCCGGTGATCACCCAGGCGCACGACGTCTCCGCGGAGGGCGTGCTCTCCCTCCACCCGACCGTGGTGCTCGCCGACCGCTCCACCGGACCGGCCGAGGCGGTGGAACAGATCCGGGCGGCCGGTGTCCCGCTGATCGTCCTCGACGACGCCCGGCGGCTGGAGGACGTCGGCCCGCGGATCGACACCGTCGCGGCCGCCCTCGGCGTCCCGGACGCCGGACGACGCCTCAAGGAGCGCACCGCCCGGCAGATCACCGAGGCCCGCGCCGCCCTGCCCGCCGACGGACCGCGCCCCAGGATCGCCTTCCTCTACCTGCGCGGCAGCGCCTCGGTCTTCCTGCTCGGCGGCCCCGACTCCGGCGCCCCCTCGCTGATCGAGGCGGTCGGCGGCGAGGACGCCGGCACCGCCGCCGGGCTGCACGGCGAGTTCACCCCGCTCACCAGCGAGGCCCTGGTCAAGGCGGCACCCGACGCGATCCTGGTGATGAGCAAGGGCCTGGAGTCGGTCGGCGGCGTGGACGGGCTGCTGAAACTGCCCGGCGTCGCCCAGACCCCGGCCGGGCTGGACCGCCGGGTGGTCGCCGTGGACGACGGCCGGCTGCTCAGCTACGGCTCGCGCACCCCGCAGGTGCTGCGCGAGATCGCCGCCCAGCTCCACCCGGCGGGCGCCCGGTGA
- a CDS encoding alpha/beta hydrolase yields MGDAGAPSERRAARRAAEGDRPAPPFDPELGAALAALDPRSRRPLTPERLPEWQALDAATRPRPTVEELRADGLFEITELRAPAGRGGPEVVLYAARPAGVTRPLPVLYYLHGGGLITGNARSALPRLLQDWAPPLGLAVVSAEYRLAPRARYLEPVEDCYAGLVATAERAGGLGLDADRILLGGKSAGAGLAAALALLTRDRGGPAPIGQLLLSPMLDDRGATFSAHQMAGHDLWDRTSNTTAWQALLGDRYGAADLSPYAAAARATDLSALPPAYLDVGSAETFRDEVVAYADAIWRAGGEAELHVWPGAFHGFDTFVPGAALSREAHEARTRWLRRILGR; encoded by the coding sequence ATGGGTGATGCGGGAGCGCCGTCGGAGCGGCGAGCAGCGCGGCGGGCGGCGGAGGGTGACCGGCCCGCGCCGCCGTTCGACCCGGAGCTGGGGGCCGCACTGGCCGCCCTGGACCCGCGGTCCCGGAGACCGCTCACCCCGGAGCGGCTCCCGGAGTGGCAGGCCCTGGACGCCGCCACCCGGCCCCGGCCGACGGTGGAGGAACTCCGGGCCGACGGCCTGTTCGAGATCACGGAGCTGCGGGCGCCGGCGGGCCGGGGCGGCCCCGAGGTGGTCCTGTACGCCGCCCGTCCCGCCGGGGTCACCCGCCCGCTGCCGGTCCTCTACTACCTGCACGGCGGCGGCCTGATCACGGGCAACGCACGGTCCGCACTGCCCCGGCTGCTGCAGGACTGGGCGCCGCCGCTGGGGCTCGCCGTGGTCTCCGCCGAGTACCGGCTGGCGCCGCGGGCGCGGTACCTGGAGCCCGTGGAGGACTGCTACGCCGGGCTGGTCGCGACGGCCGAGCGGGCGGGAGGGCTGGGGTTGGACGCGGACCGCATCCTCCTCGGCGGGAAGAGCGCGGGCGCCGGACTCGCCGCGGCCCTCGCCCTGCTGACCCGCGACCGCGGCGGTCCGGCGCCGATCGGCCAGCTACTCCTCAGCCCGATGCTGGACGACCGCGGCGCCACCTTCTCCGCCCACCAGATGGCCGGGCACGACCTCTGGGACCGCACCTCCAACACCACGGCCTGGCAGGCCCTGCTCGGCGACCGGTACGGCGCCGCCGACCTCTCCCCCTACGCCGCGGCCGCCCGCGCCACCGACCTGTCCGCGCTGCCGCCCGCCTATCTGGACGTGGGGTCGGCGGAGACCTTCCGGGACGAGGTCGTGGCCTACGCCGACGCGATCTGGCGGGCCGGCGGCGAGGCCGAACTGCACGTCTGGCCGGGCGCGTTCCACGGCTTCGACACCTTCGTCCCCGGCGCGGCGCTCAGCCGGGAGGCCCACGAGGCCCGCACCCGCTGGCTGCGGCGGATCCTCGGCCGGTAG
- a CDS encoding FecCD family ABC transporter permease, producing MTYALPENGAAAPGTRRPGRSTVLTAALAAALLLCALLAAGLGAYRIPLGDILASLAHRLGAGGHALERVPESVLWNVRLPRVVLALLVGGSLGCAGALMQGVFGNPLAEPAVIGVSSGGAVGAVACIVLGLDALGSWTVTVFAFASGLVTVLAVYAMSRSGGRTEVVTLILTGVAVNAFCGALIGILLFTADSAAISQVTFWQLGSLAQATWGKVLAVLPFALVGLAVAPLYARRLDLLALGERPARHLGVDVERMRLVLVTVVALLTSAAVAVSGIIGFVGLIVPHLLRMAAGPGHRFLLPGSALGGALALVAGDLAARTVAAPAELPLGVITALIGSPFFFWLLRRTRTRQGGWA from the coding sequence GTGACGTACGCCCTCCCCGAGAACGGCGCGGCCGCGCCCGGCACCCGGCGGCCGGGGCGCAGTACGGTGCTCACCGCGGCGCTCGCCGCCGCGCTGCTGCTCTGCGCCCTGCTGGCGGCCGGCCTCGGCGCGTACCGGATCCCGCTCGGTGACATCCTCGCCTCGCTGGCCCACCGGCTCGGCGCGGGCGGGCACGCACTGGAGCGGGTGCCCGAGTCGGTGCTGTGGAACGTCCGCCTCCCCCGGGTGGTGCTGGCGCTGCTGGTCGGCGGCTCGCTGGGCTGCGCGGGCGCGCTGATGCAGGGCGTGTTCGGCAACCCGCTGGCGGAGCCCGCGGTGATCGGGGTCTCCTCCGGCGGCGCGGTCGGCGCGGTGGCCTGCATCGTGCTCGGCCTGGACGCGCTGGGCAGCTGGACGGTCACCGTGTTCGCCTTCGCGAGCGGCCTGGTGACGGTCCTCGCGGTGTACGCGATGTCCCGGTCCGGCGGGCGGACCGAGGTGGTCACCCTGATCCTCACCGGGGTCGCGGTGAACGCCTTCTGCGGCGCGCTGATCGGCATCCTGCTGTTCACCGCCGACTCGGCCGCGATCAGCCAGGTCACCTTCTGGCAGCTGGGCTCGCTCGCCCAGGCGACCTGGGGCAAGGTGCTCGCCGTCCTGCCGTTCGCCCTGGTCGGCCTGGCCGTCGCCCCGCTGTACGCCCGCCGGCTCGACCTGCTGGCGCTCGGCGAGCGCCCGGCCCGCCACCTCGGCGTGGACGTGGAGCGGATGCGCCTGGTGCTGGTCACCGTGGTCGCCCTGCTCACCTCCGCCGCCGTGGCGGTCAGCGGCATCATCGGGTTCGTCGGCCTGATCGTGCCGCACCTGCTGCGGATGGCCGCCGGGCCGGGGCACCGCTTCCTGCTGCCCGGCTCGGCCCTCGGCGGGGCGCTGGCCCTGGTCGCCGGCGACCTGGCCGCCCGAACCGTGGCCGCCCCCGCCGAACTCCCCCTCGGCGTGATCACCGCACTGATCGGCAGTCCGTTCTTCTTCTGGCTGCTGCGCCGCACCCGGACCCGCCAGGGAGGCTGGGCATGA
- a CDS encoding heme ABC transporter ATP-binding protein, protein MRLRTPRTVPERPAPGAELIVADGVRLTVGGRELLAGADLCLRAGEVLALLGPNGAGKSTLLSVLAGDTAPTAGEVRLLGRPPTAHPSVELARHRALLPQSSELSFPFPAGEVVRMGRAPWAGTTAEAEDAAAVAAAMAATECSAFAERPFTSLSGGERARVALARVLAQRTPLLLLDEPTAALDLRHQELVLRVARERAAAGDGVVVVLHDLSLAAAYADRVALLAAGATVATGPVAEVLRAPLLSEVYGHPVEVLPHPRTGVPLVLPDRGRGAPRGPGVSRPHTRVPTVRGHRSVD, encoded by the coding sequence ATGAGACTGCGCACCCCTCGAACCGTCCCCGAACGCCCCGCCCCCGGCGCGGAGTTGATCGTCGCTGACGGGGTACGACTGACGGTCGGCGGACGGGAGCTGCTGGCCGGCGCGGACCTGTGCCTGCGGGCCGGCGAGGTTCTGGCGCTGCTCGGGCCGAACGGCGCGGGCAAGTCCACCCTCCTGTCCGTCCTCGCCGGGGACACCGCCCCCACCGCCGGGGAGGTCCGACTGCTGGGCCGCCCGCCGACGGCCCACCCGTCCGTCGAACTCGCCCGCCACCGGGCGCTGTTGCCGCAGTCCAGCGAGCTGTCCTTCCCGTTCCCCGCCGGCGAGGTGGTCCGGATGGGCCGCGCCCCCTGGGCCGGCACCACCGCCGAGGCCGAGGACGCGGCGGCCGTGGCCGCGGCGATGGCCGCCACCGAGTGCAGCGCCTTCGCCGAGCGCCCTTTCACCTCGCTCTCCGGCGGCGAACGGGCCCGGGTCGCGCTCGCCCGGGTGCTGGCCCAGCGGACCCCGCTGCTGCTGCTCGACGAGCCCACGGCCGCCCTCGACCTGCGGCACCAGGAGCTGGTGCTGCGGGTGGCCCGCGAGCGGGCCGCCGCCGGCGACGGCGTGGTGGTCGTGCTGCACGACCTGTCGCTGGCCGCCGCCTACGCGGACCGGGTCGCGCTGCTGGCCGCCGGCGCCACCGTGGCGACCGGACCGGTGGCGGAGGTCCTGCGCGCCCCGCTCCTCAGCGAGGTCTACGGCCACCCGGTGGAGGTGCTCCCGCATCCGCGCACGGGCGTGCCACTGGTCCTCCCCGACCGCGGCCGGGGGGCGCCCCGGGGGCCTGGGGTTAGCCGCCCGCACACGCGGGTACCGACCGTGCGCGGCCATCGATCTGTCGACTGA
- a CDS encoding heme oxygenase (biliverdin-producing), which yields MPAPEQQPVPFSAALRTASSEEHRAAEQSSFMSRLLGGHLGVDAYADLTGQLWYVYRALESRAEELAGHRVAGPFVDRALLRTAALERDLAHLRGPGWRDGLTPLPATAAYAARVEELAERWPAGYLAHHYTRYLGDLSGGQIIRGIAERTWGFARKGDGVRFYVFEEIDNPAAFKREYRARLDAAGLALDEVERRRVVEECKRAFVLNGAVFRDLDARYPLSA from the coding sequence ATGCCCGCCCCCGAGCAGCAGCCCGTCCCGTTCTCCGCCGCGCTCCGCACCGCCAGCAGCGAGGAGCACCGGGCGGCCGAACAGTCCTCCTTCATGAGCCGACTGCTCGGCGGGCACCTCGGGGTCGACGCCTACGCCGACCTCACCGGCCAACTCTGGTACGTCTACCGGGCCCTGGAGAGCCGCGCCGAGGAGCTCGCCGGACACCGGGTGGCCGGCCCGTTCGTCGACCGGGCGCTGCTGCGCACCGCCGCGCTCGAACGCGACCTCGCCCACCTGCGCGGCCCCGGCTGGCGCGACGGCCTCACCCCGCTCCCGGCCACCGCCGCGTACGCCGCCCGGGTGGAGGAGCTGGCCGAGCGGTGGCCCGCCGGGTACCTGGCCCACCACTACACCCGCTACCTGGGCGACCTGTCCGGCGGTCAGATCATCCGCGGCATCGCCGAGAGGACCTGGGGGTTCGCGCGCAAGGGCGACGGGGTCCGGTTCTACGTCTTCGAGGAGATCGACAACCCCGCCGCCTTCAAGCGGGAGTACCGCGCCAGGCTGGACGCCGCCGGGCTCGCCCTGGACGAGGTCGAGCGCCGCCGGGTGGTCGAGGAGTGCAAGCGGGCCTTCGTCCTCAACGGCGCGGTCTTCCGCGACCTGGACGCCCGGTACCCGCTGAGCGCCTGA
- a CDS encoding maleylpyruvate isomerase family mycothiol-dependent enzyme, producing the protein MDYARFLDCLASDHARLRSVATVNPGAAVPSCPGWTVADLTRHVGEVYLHKTLAIREGAEPEPWPPKELAEEDPIALLDRAYAGLRAEFAARRPQDPAGSWYAPDRTVGFWIRRMAQETVIHRVDAELGTGQPVAPIPADLAVDGIDELLKVFVAYGVAEWGGYFADVLGASPGRTAAVLTEGAAWRIRTGPGLFEVEDVTGEEAAVADVTLTGPPADLLRRLWNREPPGAPGAVTVTGDPAALEELERCIVVATQ; encoded by the coding sequence ATGGACTACGCCCGCTTCCTCGACTGCCTCGCCTCCGACCACGCCCGGCTGCGCTCGGTCGCGACCGTGAACCCCGGCGCCGCGGTGCCGAGCTGCCCCGGGTGGACCGTCGCCGACCTGACCCGGCACGTCGGCGAGGTGTACCTGCACAAGACCCTGGCCATCCGGGAGGGCGCCGAGCCCGAGCCCTGGCCGCCGAAGGAGCTGGCGGAGGAGGATCCGATCGCCCTGCTCGACCGGGCGTACGCCGGGCTGCGCGCCGAGTTCGCGGCCCGGCGGCCCCAGGACCCGGCCGGGTCCTGGTACGCGCCGGACCGCACGGTCGGCTTCTGGATCCGCCGGATGGCGCAGGAGACCGTGATCCACCGCGTGGACGCCGAGCTCGGCACCGGGCAGCCGGTCGCGCCGATCCCCGCCGACCTGGCGGTGGACGGCATCGACGAGCTGCTCAAGGTGTTCGTGGCGTACGGCGTCGCCGAGTGGGGCGGCTACTTCGCCGACGTCCTGGGCGCCTCGCCGGGACGGACGGCCGCGGTGCTGACGGAGGGCGCGGCCTGGCGGATCCGGACCGGCCCGGGCCTGTTCGAGGTCGAGGACGTCACCGGCGAGGAGGCCGCCGTCGCCGACGTCACCCTCACCGGCCCGCCGGCCGACCTGCTGCGCCGGCTCTGGAACCGCGAGCCCCCCGGCGCCCCGGGGGCCGTCACGGTGACCGGCGACCCGGCGGCGCTGGAGGAGCTGGAGCGCTGCATCGTCGTCGCCACCCAGTGA
- a CDS encoding cation:proton antiporter, which yields MVALVISMGTLFAWALVAGRLARWSVTAPVAMTAAGVALTVGPHPLVRISLTTHDAERAVEIILAVLLFTDATDVPAGVVRGNRRLLARLLLLALPLTLLAGTLVGALLFPSGRWWLVALFAAVTVPLDLAPAAEVVRDSRLPSWLRGVLTVEGGLNDGIAAPVFLLCLAGAEATEGVPEPVADSLGDAFNAMFWAVVAGALVGKPGGMLLRAAWRAGWTRRSAVRLGIVALPLAAYGLAIVLDGNGFIAAFVAGLWFTPYSRALPPKALHLVNDVGTLLSLALWFVFGELVTQAFTGDFDGRMVAYAALSLTVVRGVPVLLCLMGTGLDRADRLLLAWLGPRGMASIVFGLLAFTSLAPLDPHAADLIGQVMTMTVLMSLALHGLTYGPLAARYARARERRERERAGEPAD from the coding sequence GTGGTCGCGCTGGTCATCAGCATGGGAACGCTGTTCGCCTGGGCCCTGGTGGCCGGCCGGCTGGCCCGGTGGAGCGTCACCGCCCCGGTGGCGATGACCGCCGCGGGCGTGGCGCTGACCGTCGGCCCGCACCCGCTGGTGCGGATCAGCCTCACCACCCACGACGCCGAGCGGGCGGTGGAGATCATCCTCGCGGTGCTGCTGTTCACCGACGCCACCGACGTCCCCGCCGGGGTGGTGCGGGGGAACCGCCGGCTGCTGGCCCGGCTGCTGCTGCTCGCGCTGCCGCTGACGCTGCTGGCCGGGACGCTGGTCGGCGCGCTGCTGTTCCCGTCCGGGCGGTGGTGGCTGGTGGCGCTGTTCGCGGCGGTGACCGTGCCGCTGGACCTGGCCCCGGCCGCCGAGGTGGTCCGGGACTCCCGGCTGCCGTCCTGGCTGCGCGGGGTGCTCACGGTCGAGGGCGGGCTGAACGACGGCATCGCCGCGCCGGTCTTCCTGCTCTGCCTGGCCGGCGCCGAGGCCACCGAGGGGGTACCGGAGCCCGTGGCCGACTCGCTGGGGGACGCCTTCAACGCGATGTTCTGGGCGGTGGTCGCCGGCGCCCTGGTCGGCAAGCCCGGCGGGATGCTGCTGCGCGCGGCGTGGCGGGCCGGCTGGACCAGGCGGTCCGCCGTCCGGCTGGGCATCGTGGCCCTGCCGCTGGCGGCGTACGGGCTGGCGATCGTGCTCGACGGCAACGGGTTCATCGCCGCCTTCGTCGCCGGGCTCTGGTTCACCCCGTACTCCCGGGCGCTGCCGCCGAAGGCGCTGCACCTGGTGAACGACGTGGGGACGCTGCTCTCGCTGGCGCTGTGGTTCGTCTTCGGGGAGTTGGTCACCCAGGCGTTCACCGGGGACTTCGACGGCCGGATGGTGGCGTACGCGGCCCTGTCGCTGACGGTGGTTCGGGGAGTGCCGGTGCTGCTCTGCCTGATGGGCACCGGCCTGGACCGGGCCGACCGGCTGCTGCTCGCGTGGCTGGGGCCGCGGGGCATGGCCAGCATCGTCTTCGGCCTGCTGGCCTTCACCAGCCTCGCCCCGCTCGACCCCCACGCGGCCGACCTGATCGGGCAGGTGATGACCATGACGGTCCTGATGAGCCTGGCGCTGCACGGCCTGACGTACGGCCCGCTCGCCGCCCGCTACGCGCGGGCCCGCGAACGGCGGGAGCGGGAACGGGCCGGGGAGCCCGCGGACTGA
- a CDS encoding carboxymuconolactone decarboxylase: protein MSTTSETPVLDTLAAMTLDSIERCGMAEDMLILTRIAALVAMDAPAISYLAHMGPAIEANVTADQLQDVLVAIAPIVGTARVMAAAGHITEALGIAIAVADADMMNRPGQ, encoded by the coding sequence ATGTCCACGACGTCCGAAACCCCCGTTCTCGACACCCTCGCCGCCATGACGCTCGACTCCATCGAGCGCTGTGGGATGGCCGAGGACATGCTGATCCTCACCCGTATCGCCGCGCTCGTCGCCATGGACGCGCCCGCGATCTCCTATCTCGCGCACATGGGCCCCGCCATCGAGGCCAATGTGACCGCGGACCAGCTGCAGGACGTCCTGGTGGCAATCGCCCCGATCGTGGGCACGGCCCGCGTGATGGCGGCGGCCGGCCACATCACCGAGGCGCTGGGCATCGCCATCGCGGTGGCCGACGCCGACATGATGAACCGCCCGGGCCAGTAG